In Oncorhynchus gorbuscha isolate QuinsamMale2020 ecotype Even-year linkage group LG02, OgorEven_v1.0, whole genome shotgun sequence, a single genomic region encodes these proteins:
- the LOC123993698 gene encoding radial spoke head protein 6 homolog A-like: protein MAEGALNNQREHTAICFKAFMLKNSTKSNLNLYDHLSRLLTKVMDERPENVVDIIEDMSREVKQEFLQDKQSTLRDMPLATAAQLLAEQQRLLFSRRGGDDGEQEEELVETPLPNVSELGFFLEQAGVGLGREEMLMVFLALKQLVDSQPLVRCRLWGKILGTGGNYLVAECEYREGEEEEEGNEETVEDEERDGEPRDDDEEADVVEVIDTLPRSTFKPPPVVPKEDNRTGVNKFTYFVCREPGLPWVKLPTVTPTQITAARHIRKFFTGRLDAPIISYPPFPGNEANYLRAQIARISAGTQVSPLGFYQFAEEEGEEEEEGARDSFEENSDFEGIPVPEMAESLSTWVHHVQHILQQGRCVWVNLADKPEDDFEEEGDEEEKEEEPDEPDPEVGPPLLTPLSEDAETTNTPPWSSKMSSTIISQFAIAVLRSNLWPGAYTYASGKKFENIYIGWGLKFAGEGYIPTVPTMPQREYPSGPEITESLDPSLEEEQALKATLEEQRAAQEETEALGEDEEEEEEEDD, encoded by the exons ATGGCAGAGGGAGCACTGAACAACCAAAGGGAGCACACAGCGATCTGCTTCAAGGCCTTTATGCTCAAGAATAGTACAAAAAGCAACCTCAACCT CTATGACCATCTTTCACGATTACTGACCAAGGTGATGGATGAGCGTCCAGAAAATGTGGTTGACATAATTGAAGACATGAGCCGTGAGGTGAAGCAGGAATTTCTGCAGGACAAGCAGAGCACCTTGAGAGACATGCCACTGGCAACAGCTGCACAGCTCCTGGCTGAGCAGCAGAGGTTACTGTTTTCACGGAGAGGGGGTGATGATggagaacaagaggaggaacTG GTAGAAACACCGCTTCCCAATGTGAGTGAGCTTGGCTTCTTCCTCGAGCAGGCTGGAGTGGgactgggtagagaggagatgCTGATGGTCTTCCTGGCACTCAAGCAGCTGGTGGATTCCCAACCGCTAGTGCGCTGCCGACTTTGGGGCAAAATCCTGGGCACAGGGGGCAACTATCTTGTTGCTGAGTGCgaatacagagagggggaggaggaggaagagggtaatGAGGAAACAGTGGAAGAtgaggaaagagatggagaacCTCGGGATGATGATGAGGAAGCTGATGTGGTGGAAGTG ATTGATACGCTCCCAAGATCCACCTTCAAGCCCCCGCCTGTGGTGCCAAAGGAGGACAATCGCACAGGTGTGAACAAGTTTACTTACTTTGTGTGCAGAGAGCCTGGCCTTCCCTGGGTGAAGCTGCCCACTGTCACTCCCACCCAGATCACAGCCGCACGCCACATCCGCAAATTCTTCACAGGGAGACTGGATGCCCCCATCATCAGCTATCCTCCTTTTCCTGGCAATGAGGCCAACTATTTGCGAGCCCAAATTGCTCGCATCTCTGCCGGCACACAGGTCAGTCCCCTCGGGTTCTATCAGTTTgcagaggaggaaggtgaggaggaagaggagggagccCGAGACAGCTTTGAAGAGAATTCTGACTTTGAGGGAATTCCTGTTCCTGAAATGGCAGAATCACTATCCACCTGGGTGCATCATGTCCAGCACATCCTTCAACAG GGTCGCTGTGTGTGGGTGAACCTGGCTGACAAGCCTGAGGATGACTTTGAGGaggaaggagatgaagaggagaaggaggaggagcctgATGAGCCTGATCCAGAGGTGGGGCCTCCCCTCCTCACTCCACTCTCTGAGGATGCAG AGACTACCAACACCCCTCCCTGGAGCTCCAAGATGTCCTCCACCATCATCTCTCAGTTTGCTATTGCAGTGCTGCGCTCAAACCTCTGGCCGGGAGCTTATACTTATGCCAGTGGAAA GAAGTTTGAGAACATCTACATTGGTTGGGGCCTGAAATTTGCAGGGGAAGGGTACATCCCAACTGTTCCAACAATGCCCCAGAGAGAATACCCCAGTGGGCCAGAGATCACAGAGTCCCTGGACCCCAGTCTGGAGGAAGAGCAAGCCCTGAAAGCAACCCTGGAGGAGCAGAGGGCTGCCCAAGAAGAGACAGAGGCCTTGGgtgaagatgaagaggaggaggaagaagaggatgattAA